One segment of Tamlana crocina DNA contains the following:
- a CDS encoding two-component regulator propeller domain-containing protein: MSTAEGLSQSSAIAIEQDDLGQVWIGTRDGLNRYDGSKFKIYRNDFDDESSLSNNDILAIKQDSKGFIWIGTYNGLNKYNPRSDTFTRYFHEQNKGSLSNNTVWTIEEMSNGEMWIGTSNGLSVYNQDSNTFKTYVKSSSEESLLGSHILSILETREGTIYIGTTSGLSEAIKDNNGNYKFKAIPKTTSVYIQDVIESENGEILMATQSRGVLSYNIVSKKVKTFPIVGEKNDGGKNVRRLLYDANGLLWIGTYNGLTVVKNNKVVASLMSDLNNPKSLSKNSIKCLFKDKKGSIWIGTYYGGVNIWDESNVNFINYAHKLGNRGLNYNVVSSIAHYNNLVFFGTEGGGINIYDKTLQSFSYIEQRSTNQLPDNNIKALSIIDKDKLWIGTFNRGLAIYNLSTKTFETNILPSQLKSFLSDVGIYSIQKDKYQNVWIGTFGKGIVKYNQALQTYNVIGTSDDISKSLSSNLIRALMIDDQQNVWAGTEKGLNKIDNNGIVTPYFYDFNRQYGDDILCVFQDSNRNIWVGTKAKGLFKLERTTFVPIPLKENNIKLSSINSILEDKPRTLWLSTNQGLVKYNINSGQLELFNQRDGLVGNEFNNNAALKVGKSDFYFGGPTGVSFFNSNRLNKNTYAPQVILTDFTIKNEPVALKDENEVLHEALSFTKSIRLSHDQGNFSITFSIPNFINSNNNSYQYRLAGLEEEWNFSSNNTASYTIQNPGNYVFEVRGVNSDGVFNKDVTSLDIEVRPAPWRSWWAFMLYGLFIVTALYFLIDVLKSKTKLRHQLEMEHLEAERTKEINKTKLEFFTNISHEFRTPLALILGPLHQIIEDYRGSNKIYKKLLVVENSANHLLQLINRLMDFRKLENNLYKLETAEGNIVKFLKEIYLSFSEFAKDGRYNYNFIAPQELILVYYDRNKLERVFYNLISNAFRYTPKGGQINVKIERLNHSVLIKIEDTGVGIAEEYQDKIFERFFEVAVNNRPDNDYNKGTGIGLSIAKNIVDLHKGSIKLEANNGAQGSVFCVELLLGSDHLSDDEIIEDFKFSDDVSQYVDQLEPQTLGLDDVLDTLPIAGKQTILLVEDNKPLRKFMKSILKDVYNILEAENGKVAFNLAIKETPDLIISDVVMPVMPGTELCAAVKNDIKTSHIPLILLTSRTSLVYKLEGLERGADDYISKPFNVKEFKVRIKNILDANARLKQKFTESTLLQPNEVTVTSIDEKLYKKAVQIVESNIGNDGFDVPFFCSELGVSRTMLFTKIKAWSGFTPNEFVQHFRMTRAAQLLEQGKINISEISYRVGFKNPKYFSKCFQKKFGKTPTQYANKFREV, from the coding sequence TTGTCAACAGCTGAAGGGTTGTCGCAAAGTTCGGCCATAGCTATAGAACAAGACGATTTAGGTCAGGTTTGGATAGGTACCCGAGACGGATTGAATAGATATGACGGCAGTAAATTTAAGATTTACCGTAATGATTTTGATGACGAAAGTTCGCTAAGCAATAACGATATTCTTGCTATCAAGCAGGATTCTAAAGGTTTCATTTGGATAGGAACTTACAATGGTTTGAACAAATATAACCCTAGGTCTGATACATTTACCCGATACTTTCACGAACAAAACAAGGGGTCTTTAAGCAATAATACCGTATGGACTATTGAAGAAATGTCCAATGGAGAAATGTGGATTGGTACCTCAAACGGTCTCTCGGTTTATAACCAAGACTCTAACACCTTTAAAACGTATGTAAAAAGTAGTTCAGAAGAAAGTCTTTTAGGTAGCCATATACTGTCAATTTTAGAAACACGAGAAGGAACAATCTATATTGGAACCACGTCGGGGTTAAGTGAAGCTATAAAAGACAATAATGGTAATTACAAGTTTAAAGCGATACCCAAAACAACATCGGTTTATATTCAAGATGTTATAGAATCAGAGAACGGTGAAATATTAATGGCAACACAATCTCGTGGCGTTCTTTCATATAATATTGTTAGCAAAAAAGTAAAAACATTTCCTATTGTTGGAGAGAAAAACGACGGTGGTAAAAACGTAAGGAGGCTATTGTATGACGCTAATGGCTTATTGTGGATTGGGACCTACAACGGCTTAACAGTGGTTAAGAACAATAAAGTTGTAGCGTCCTTGATGTCTGACTTAAACAATCCTAAAAGTTTGAGTAAGAATTCCATAAAGTGTTTGTTCAAAGACAAAAAAGGATCGATATGGATAGGTACTTATTATGGAGGGGTAAATATTTGGGATGAATCTAATGTAAATTTTATAAACTATGCCCATAAATTAGGGAATAGAGGTTTAAATTACAATGTAGTGAGCTCAATAGCGCATTATAACAATCTTGTGTTTTTTGGAACCGAAGGTGGAGGTATAAACATATACGATAAAACGCTACAGTCGTTTAGTTATATTGAACAACGTTCCACAAACCAACTTCCTGACAATAACATAAAGGCTTTGAGTATTATTGACAAGGACAAACTTTGGATAGGTACATTTAATAGAGGACTTGCAATTTATAACTTGTCTACTAAAACCTTTGAAACAAATATTTTACCCAGTCAACTGAAAAGTTTTTTAAGTGATGTTGGTATTTATAGTATTCAAAAAGATAAATATCAAAATGTATGGATAGGCACCTTTGGTAAGGGTATTGTAAAATATAACCAAGCATTACAAACATATAATGTAATTGGTACTAGTGATGATATTTCAAAATCATTATCCAGTAATTTGATTAGAGCCTTAATGATTGATGACCAACAAAATGTTTGGGCCGGGACAGAAAAGGGATTAAACAAGATTGATAACAACGGTATAGTTACGCCTTATTTTTATGATTTTAATAGGCAATACGGTGATGATATTTTATGTGTATTTCAAGATAGTAATCGTAATATTTGGGTGGGAACAAAAGCAAAAGGCTTGTTTAAACTGGAAAGAACAACCTTTGTGCCAATACCTTTAAAGGAAAACAACATTAAATTATCATCAATAAACAGTATTTTAGAAGACAAACCACGTACACTATGGTTAAGCACAAATCAAGGCTTAGTAAAATACAACATAAATTCAGGGCAACTAGAGCTTTTTAATCAGCGTGATGGGCTTGTGGGTAATGAGTTCAATAATAATGCGGCTTTAAAGGTTGGTAAATCTGATTTTTACTTTGGAGGGCCCACGGGAGTGTCTTTTTTTAATTCAAACCGTTTAAACAAAAACACCTATGCGCCACAGGTTATTTTAACAGATTTTACCATTAAAAATGAGCCCGTAGCCTTAAAAGATGAAAATGAAGTTTTACATGAAGCACTTTCGTTTACAAAGTCCATACGGTTGTCGCACGACCAAGGTAACTTTAGTATTACGTTTTCCATACCTAATTTTATAAACTCAAATAACAACAGTTACCAATATAGGCTTGCGGGTTTAGAGGAAGAGTGGAATTTTTCATCAAATAATACGGCATCATATACCATTCAAAACCCAGGAAACTATGTGTTTGAAGTTAGAGGTGTTAATAGTGATGGTGTTTTTAATAAGGACGTTACAAGCCTTGATATAGAAGTAAGACCAGCCCCTTGGAGAAGTTGGTGGGCATTTATGCTTTACGGTTTGTTTATAGTTACGGCACTGTATTTCTTAATAGATGTGTTAAAGTCAAAAACCAAACTGCGCCATCAGTTGGAGATGGAGCACCTTGAGGCTGAGCGAACAAAGGAAATCAACAAAACAAAACTAGAATTTTTCACCAATATTTCACATGAATTTAGAACCCCACTAGCACTAATTTTAGGGCCGCTTCATCAGATTATTGAGGACTATAGAGGCAGTAATAAAATATACAAAAAGCTTCTGGTTGTTGAAAATAGCGCCAATCATTTATTGCAGCTTATCAATAGGTTGATGGATTTTAGAAAGCTTGAAAATAATCTTTATAAATTAGAAACGGCAGAAGGTAATATTGTTAAGTTTTTAAAAGAGATCTATTTGTCATTTTCAGAATTTGCCAAAGATGGGAGGTATAACTATAATTTTATAGCCCCTCAAGAACTTATCTTAGTGTATTATGACCGCAATAAATTAGAACGTGTATTTTATAATTTGATTTCAAATGCCTTTAGATATACACCAAAAGGAGGACAAATTAATGTGAAGATTGAAAGGCTAAACCATAGCGTATTGATAAAAATTGAAGATACCGGTGTAGGTATCGCTGAAGAATACCAAGACAAAATATTTGAGCGTTTTTTTGAGGTAGCTGTAAATAACAGGCCAGATAACGACTATAACAAGGGGACTGGCATAGGGTTGTCAATAGCAAAAAATATTGTGGATTTGCATAAGGGCAGTATCAAGTTGGAAGCCAACAATGGTGCCCAAGGCTCTGTGTTTTGTGTGGAATTATTATTAGGTAGTGATCATTTGTCTGATGACGAAATTATTGAAGATTTTAAGTTTAGTGATGATGTGTCTCAATATGTTGACCAATTAGAACCCCAAACACTAGGGCTTGACGATGTTCTTGATACACTGCCAATAGCTGGGAAACAAACAATTCTCTTGGTTGAAGACAACAAACCTTTGCGCAAGTTCATGAAAAGTATCTTAAAGGATGTTTACAATATTCTTGAAGCAGAAAACGGAAAAGTAGCTTTTAACCTTGCCATAAAAGAAACTCCAGATCTTATTATAAGCGATGTTGTAATGCCTGTAATGCCAGGTACCGAACTCTGCGCAGCGGTCAAGAATGATATTAAAACAAGTCATATTCCCTTGATATTATTGACTTCAAGGACTTCTTTAGTCTATAAATTGGAAGGCTTAGAGCGTGGGGCTGATGACTACATAAGTAAGCCATTCAACGTAAAAGAGTTTAAGGTGCGTATCAAAAATATTCTAGATGCTAATGCACGATTAAAACAAAAGTTTACCGAGAGTACCCTTTTACAACCCAATGAAGTAACGGTAACCTCCATCGATGAAAAACTCTATAAAAAAGCCGTTCAGATAGTAGAGAGCAATATTGGTAATGATGGATTTGATGTGCCCTTTTTCTGTTCGGAATTAGGGGTTAGCAGAACCATGCTTTTTACAAAAATCAAAGCTTGGTCTGGGTTTACTCCTAATGAATTTGTACAGCATTTTAGAATGACTAGAGCCGCTCAATTGCTAGAGCAAGGTAAAATCAATATTTCTGAAATAAGTTATAGGGTTGGGTTTAAAAATCCTAAGTATTTTAGCAAGTGCTTCCAAAAGAAATTTGGAAAAACACCAACCCAATACGCAAATAAGTTTAGAGAAGTTTAA
- a CDS encoding TonB-dependent receptor — protein MSLPGVNVIVKGGNSGTSTDFDGNYSIEAQKGAVLVFSYLGFVSQELPIGSSTTINVVLEEDVSALDEVVVVGYGAAKRSDITGSVSSVKSEEVTAFPVLDAQQALQGRAAGVAVQSNNGGEPGTPINVTIRGNTSINASSAALVVVDGFVGATYPQPGDIESVEVLKDASATAIYGSRGANGVILVTTKKGRKGKMTIELNSNYAIQTTSNRLDLLDASQFADYTRAINPSYTQGPANTDWQDLIYTTGHTTNHQLAFSGGSDNINYYVSGNYFDQDGVVINSGFERFSFLSNIDAQISDKLKLGFNAFGSRSTKDGVSTQANSGGRGSGDVISIAYRFAPDLGVLDENGNNTFNSVGDDIDNPFAVASERVDETFEDIYRANFYGEYEIIEGLTFKSTFGFSSRNQTRGQFTPSTLITSAGDQGGIAGIANLKNTNLLSENYLTYTKEIGKGNLTVLAGYSYQKDKTITNSAGAEGFVTNSVSYNALDTASTPLIPESFLSEFEIQSQYGRINYDYDDKYLITFTARRDGASNFAKNNKYAFFPSGALGWKVSNENFLKDNETISNLKLRASYGVTGNPSIAPYNSLATLQSIYAVTGDQTVNAVVSGRPANPNLKWESSYQTNFGVDLGLWQNRASLSVDIYNIDTKDLIVGNSNTPEYTGFLNPNFLDNIGEINNKGVEITLSTRNISTEYFTWSTDLNWSRNRNTVEKLFGNDVDLFLPSAAPGHFLQDETHILREGEALGQFFGWEYRGVYQGGALPEGTATFSGAVAGDELFTDVDNSGEINSSDRKIIGDPNQDWTFGFNNTFKYKNFDLGIFFQGAVGGDIYSFTLSELASGGSNATTEALNAWSPSNTDTNVPSPATREKRMNSRFVFDGTYVRLKNLVLGYNLPRDITEKLGMDNVRFSLSGQNLLTFTDYPGTDPEVSYRASGSQNANVNQGFDYGNYPNIESVTFSVNLKF, from the coding sequence ATGTCTCTGCCAGGAGTAAATGTTATTGTTAAAGGAGGTAATAGCGGAACTTCAACCGACTTTGATGGTAATTATTCCATTGAAGCCCAAAAGGGAGCTGTGCTTGTATTTAGTTATTTGGGATTTGTTTCCCAAGAACTGCCCATTGGTAGTTCAACCACAATCAACGTCGTTTTAGAAGAAGACGTTAGTGCCCTTGATGAGGTAGTTGTAGTTGGTTATGGAGCAGCCAAGCGTAGTGATATAACAGGTTCCGTGTCCTCTGTGAAATCAGAAGAAGTTACGGCGTTTCCTGTTTTGGATGCGCAACAAGCATTACAAGGGCGTGCTGCCGGTGTAGCGGTGCAGTCTAACAACGGTGGAGAACCGGGTACACCAATTAATGTAACCATTAGAGGTAATACATCCATAAATGCCAGTAGTGCTGCTTTAGTAGTTGTTGATGGTTTTGTTGGCGCAACATATCCACAACCTGGAGATATAGAATCGGTGGAAGTGTTAAAAGATGCTTCTGCTACGGCTATCTATGGGTCTCGAGGTGCTAACGGTGTTATTTTGGTAACTACTAAAAAGGGTAGAAAGGGTAAGATGACAATAGAATTGAACAGTAATTACGCAATACAAACAACTTCTAATAGACTTGATTTACTTGATGCTAGTCAATTTGCCGATTATACCAGGGCAATCAACCCTTCTTATACACAAGGGCCTGCTAATACAGATTGGCAGGACCTTATTTACACAACAGGCCATACTACCAATCATCAATTAGCATTCTCTGGAGGATCAGACAACATCAATTATTATGTGTCTGGTAACTATTTTGATCAGGATGGTGTAGTCATCAACTCTGGTTTCGAGCGTTTTTCATTTTTAAGTAACATTGATGCACAAATTAGCGATAAGTTAAAACTTGGTTTCAATGCTTTTGGTAGTAGAAGCACTAAGGATGGGGTTTCCACACAAGCCAATAGTGGTGGTAGAGGAAGTGGTGATGTTATTTCCATAGCCTATAGGTTTGCGCCAGACTTGGGTGTTTTAGATGAAAACGGAAATAATACGTTCAACTCTGTAGGAGATGATATAGACAACCCGTTTGCTGTGGCTAGTGAACGCGTTGACGAAACTTTCGAAGACATATATCGTGCAAACTTTTATGGTGAATATGAAATCATTGAAGGATTGACTTTTAAATCTACCTTTGGGTTTAGTTCTAGAAATCAAACCCGTGGACAGTTTACGCCTTCAACACTGATAACTTCTGCAGGGGATCAAGGTGGTATTGCAGGAATAGCCAATTTAAAGAATACAAATTTATTAAGTGAGAACTATTTAACTTATACTAAAGAGATTGGTAAAGGTAATTTAACTGTATTGGCGGGGTATTCTTATCAGAAAGATAAAACTATTACAAATTCTGCAGGAGCAGAAGGTTTTGTAACTAATAGTGTGTCTTACAATGCTCTAGATACAGCATCAACCCCATTGATTCCTGAATCTTTTTTAAGTGAGTTTGAAATTCAATCACAGTATGGTCGTATAAATTATGATTATGATGATAAATATTTAATTACATTCACAGCACGTCGTGATGGGGCATCAAACTTTGCTAAAAATAATAAATATGCGTTCTTTCCTTCTGGAGCATTAGGATGGAAAGTCTCAAACGAGAATTTCCTAAAGGATAACGAAACGATATCTAATCTAAAGCTAAGAGCGAGTTATGGTGTAACTGGTAATCCATCAATTGCTCCATATAATTCCCTAGCTACTTTGCAATCGATTTATGCTGTTACAGGAGATCAAACTGTAAACGCAGTGGTGTCTGGGAGGCCAGCCAATCCAAACTTAAAGTGGGAGTCATCTTATCAAACTAACTTTGGTGTAGATTTAGGTTTATGGCAGAATAGAGCGTCTTTAAGTGTTGATATTTACAACATAGATACAAAAGATTTAATAGTAGGTAATAGCAATACACCAGAGTACACAGGTTTTTTAAATCCTAATTTCTTAGACAATATAGGTGAAATAAATAATAAAGGTGTGGAAATTACACTTTCTACAAGAAATATAAGTACAGAATATTTTACATGGTCAACCGATTTAAATTGGTCTAGAAATAGAAATACAGTTGAGAAACTTTTCGGTAACGATGTAGATCTATTTTTACCATCAGCAGCACCAGGACATTTTTTACAAGACGAAACACATATTTTAAGGGAAGGAGAAGCACTCGGGCAGTTCTTCGGATGGGAATACAGAGGTGTTTATCAAGGTGGTGCTTTACCTGAAGGAACCGCAACATTTAGTGGGGCTGTAGCAGGAGATGAATTATTTACAGATGTGGATAATAGTGGAGAAATAAACTCTTCAGACAGAAAAATTATAGGTGATCCTAACCAAGACTGGACCTTTGGGTTTAATAATACCTTTAAATATAAAAATTTCGATTTAGGTATTTTCTTCCAAGGTGCGGTAGGCGGAGATATTTATAGCTTTACTTTATCTGAATTAGCATCAGGTGGTTCTAATGCTACTACTGAAGCGCTTAATGCATGGTCTCCAAGTAATACAGATACTAATGTGCCTTCTCCCGCAACAAGAGAGAAGCGTATGAATTCTAGATTTGTTTTTGACGGCACTTATGTGCGTTTAAAAAACTTAGTATTGGGCTATAATTTACCTCGAGATATTACAGAGAAATTAGGTATGGATAATGTGAGATTTTCGTTAAGTGGACAAAATTTACTAACATTTACTGATTATCCTGGAACAGATCCAGAGGTAAGTTACAGAGCTTCAGGTTCTCAAAACGCCAATGTAAATCAAGGATTTGATTATGGTAACTATCCAAACATAGAGTCTGTGACCTTTAGTGTAAACCTTAAGTTTTAA
- a CDS encoding RagB/SusD family nutrient uptake outer membrane protein, translating to MKNIKYLFLLLVLPIIGCSDLEEEPVSVLSPDGFFQSIQDVQTAINGSYGNMAEEAFWGRKFSLPLMLRSDMVGIGDQGTAGRRKDHDNFTVADDNGMITEFWPRTYQIIAGANEAIAGAATLGDSEERLNPVVAQAYFVRAYTYFHLVRLFGDLPYLDAPVQEIAAASQISKTPAADVYANIISDLEFAKQWLPDTQSSSALPSKATAAGYLALVHLTMNNFPDAYSEAKFVIDNEGRFELELAADFQDLFDATKQSGLNEALFTIDHNGFRDDNYGQDYMPALTGIRGNQFGGIGGGWSVAVPSIEVYNRWDGRDYRKAVSLDTTGVFNGAVDTFANFPNYDARNIPSAYIAKYARFTGQTSNGNGRGSEHNYAQLRYAEVLLIAAEALNEVTPGTTEADGYVNRVRARARNGNGSSFPADVTPGMSQADFRNMVLEERRWELAFEFKRWYDIKRRDLGTTAFGTGGFEERPNFNPSRDYLLPLPNDELQRNPNLEPNNPGY from the coding sequence ATGAAAAATATAAAATATTTATTCCTTTTGTTGGTATTGCCAATTATAGGATGTTCAGATTTAGAAGAAGAACCAGTGTCGGTATTGTCGCCTGATGGGTTTTTCCAATCCATTCAAGATGTACAAACAGCTATAAATGGAAGCTATGGTAATATGGCAGAAGAAGCTTTTTGGGGTAGGAAATTCTCATTACCATTAATGCTAAGAAGTGATATGGTTGGTATAGGAGACCAAGGAACAGCAGGTCGTAGAAAAGATCATGATAATTTTACTGTAGCTGATGATAATGGAATGATTACTGAATTTTGGCCGCGAACCTATCAAATCATTGCAGGAGCAAATGAGGCAATTGCTGGTGCAGCTACATTGGGAGACTCGGAGGAAAGATTAAACCCAGTAGTAGCACAAGCATACTTTGTAAGAGCATATACGTATTTTCATTTGGTAAGACTTTTTGGAGATTTGCCTTACCTAGATGCACCAGTGCAAGAAATTGCTGCAGCCTCTCAAATATCAAAAACTCCAGCGGCAGACGTATATGCTAATATTATTTCAGATTTGGAGTTTGCTAAACAATGGTTGCCAGATACACAATCATCGTCTGCATTGCCATCTAAAGCTACAGCGGCTGGATATTTAGCATTGGTACATTTAACGATGAATAATTTTCCGGATGCTTATAGTGAAGCAAAATTTGTAATTGATAATGAAGGTAGGTTCGAATTAGAACTGGCTGCAGATTTTCAAGATTTATTCGATGCAACAAAGCAAAGCGGTTTGAATGAAGCATTGTTCACTATTGATCATAATGGTTTTAGAGATGATAACTACGGTCAAGACTATATGCCTGCACTTACAGGGATTAGAGGTAATCAGTTTGGTGGTATAGGCGGAGGATGGTCAGTTGCTGTGCCAAGTATAGAGGTGTATAACAGATGGGATGGTAGAGATTATAGAAAAGCCGTAAGTTTAGATACTACAGGAGTTTTTAATGGTGCGGTTGATACATTTGCCAATTTTCCAAATTATGACGCCAGAAACATTCCAAGTGCCTACATCGCTAAATATGCTAGATTTACTGGGCAAACTTCAAATGGTAACGGTAGAGGCTCAGAGCATAATTACGCACAATTACGCTATGCTGAAGTATTGTTAATTGCGGCTGAGGCACTGAATGAAGTGACTCCAGGTACTACGGAAGCAGATGGTTATGTAAATAGAGTTAGGGCTCGAGCAAGAAATGGTAACGGTTCTAGCTTCCCAGCAGATGTTACTCCTGGAATGTCTCAGGCAGATTTTAGAAATATGGTATTAGAGGAGCGTAGATGGGAATTAGCTTTTGAGTTTAAACGCTGGTACGATATTAAGAGACGTGATTTAGGAACCACAGCATTTGGTACCGGAGGCTTTGAGGAACGACCAAATTTTAATCCATCAAGGGATTATTTATTGCCACTTCCTAATGATGAATTACAACGTAACCCTAATTTAGAACCTAATAATCCAGGTTACTAA
- a CDS encoding glycoside hydrolase family 88 protein produces MHKISLIIFILGFACLSACKSKGENKKSHGNEMEIDSLLQKRFTRLLDYNIDSLAFPRSYSYKTGEIKKVSSRDWTSGFFVGNLWQIYAITGDEAYKERAEQWTPLIEREKDNGKTHDMGFKVFSSFGNGLKFNGSPYYEEVLIQSAKTLSTRFNDKIGSIRSWDFNKDIWQFPVIIDNMMNLELLFEATKLSGDSLYHEIAVKHAETTMKNHFRSDGSTWHVLDYDTISGQVRMKVTHQGIHDNSAWARGQGWAIYGYTMAYRYTKDQRFLNRAKATADFFINHKKLPEDGIPYWDFDDPNIPNVSRDVSAGAIVASACVELYGYTRNEAYINYSKKVVHSLKSIKYILPPENTIPFILDHSFGDWSKKSEMDEPIVYGDYYFLQTLLRLRVEK; encoded by the coding sequence ATGCACAAAATTAGTTTGATTATTTTTATTCTTGGGTTTGCGTGTTTATCGGCATGCAAATCCAAGGGTGAAAATAAAAAATCTCATGGTAATGAGATGGAAATAGATTCATTATTGCAAAAAAGGTTCACTCGATTATTAGACTACAATATAGATTCTTTAGCCTTTCCCAGAAGCTATTCTTATAAAACAGGTGAGATAAAAAAAGTATCTTCTAGAGACTGGACAAGCGGTTTTTTTGTAGGTAACCTTTGGCAAATATACGCGATTACTGGAGATGAAGCTTATAAAGAGCGAGCTGAGCAATGGACGCCTTTAATAGAGCGTGAGAAAGATAACGGAAAAACACATGACATGGGTTTTAAGGTATTTTCTAGTTTTGGGAATGGATTAAAGTTTAATGGCAGTCCTTACTATGAAGAAGTACTCATTCAAAGTGCCAAGACTTTATCTACAAGGTTTAACGATAAAATAGGGAGCATTCGTTCCTGGGATTTTAATAAAGATATTTGGCAGTTTCCAGTCATTATTGACAATATGATGAATTTAGAACTGTTGTTTGAGGCAACAAAACTTTCAGGAGATAGTTTATACCATGAAATAGCAGTAAAACATGCAGAAACTACTATGAAAAACCATTTTAGATCAGATGGAAGTACATGGCATGTTTTAGATTATGATACCATTTCAGGACAAGTACGTATGAAGGTAACACACCAAGGTATACATGATAATTCTGCTTGGGCAAGAGGTCAAGGCTGGGCTATATATGGATACACTATGGCATACCGTTATACTAAAGATCAACGTTTTTTGAACAGGGCAAAAGCTACTGCCGATTTTTTTATTAACCATAAAAAATTACCTGAAGATGGTATTCCCTATTGGGATTTTGATGATCCCAATATACCAAATGTTTCCCGCGATGTTTCGGCAGGCGCTATAGTGGCCTCGGCATGTGTTGAACTTTATGGGTATACAAGAAATGAGGCCTATATTAACTATAGCAAAAAAGTAGTACATAGTTTAAAATCAATAAAGTATATTTTACCTCCAGAGAATACTATTCCGTTTATACTTGATCATAGTTTTGGCGATTGGTCTAAAAAATCCGAAATGGATGAACCTATAGTTTATGGAGATTATTATTTTCTGCAAACGCTACTTCGGCTAAGAGTTGAAAAATAA